TTCCATCCTACTTTACTATTAATTAAAAAAATGTTTATTTTTTTCTCCTAATTGATTGTTATTAAGATTAATAGGGGTTTGTTCGAATGCCATATGGGCGCAATTTACATTAACGCAAAATAAACGCGAAGAGCTCTGGTCTTTTGGTCATTATATGAAGGGATTACTGTCCTAATTGTCGTGTTGTAAACCTTCATTATTATAAAATTTCATAACGTTTCATCCAATTTTCAACAAAGCCAGCGAAAGGAGCCCTTAAATTGTTTAAACTTTGTAAAAAAATCAAATTGTTATTTGTTTTTAATGCGTTTCTTGTGTTTTGCGGTGGTGCTGTGATCGCCTCTGAAACAGGAAACCTTGAGCCCATCCCTTTAAATGAAATTTTAAAAGATATTATAAAAACCAATCCGGATATTATAGCTGCCAAAAACAACTATCGCAGTGTTTTAGAAGAGCTGTCCATTGCGAAAAGCGGCTACTATCCGAAAATAGGCGCAGAAGCGTCCATCGGGCCTGAAGTTACCGACGGTGTAGATACCAACTATCAAAATGAGGATTATATTGCATCCAGGGCATTAATATATCTTCGGCAGAACCTGTTCAAAGGGGGAGAGACGAAAGCATTTGTCGAGGAGACGGATGCCCGAATCCTCAGTGCCGCCTATGAAGTCGTCACGGTTGCCAATCGGGTTTTCCTAGACGCGCTTGAAGCGTATATCAATGTATTGAAAACCCGTGAACTGCTGGCGTTTTCACAACAAAATGTCCTGACCCAGGAGCGGATACTCAGTCAGGTTAAGGAACGGACTACTGCGGGATTTACCCGTGTTTCCGATCTGACAAACTCAAAGGCCCGATTGTCCCTTGCCAGGGGAAACCTTATCTCAGCCCAGCAGGATCTGAACCATGCTGTTGTAAAATTTCACCGTCAGTTTGGCCGGATACTTCAACCGGAGCAGTTTGTGATGCCCGAACCGGCGTTTACGTTTCCGGATACAGTTGAAGATACCACTGACTTTGCATTTCGCAATCACCCGGCACTTGAGGTTGCAAAATTTAACATTCATGCGCGTAAATCTGCCTATGAACGAACAAAAGGTGCTTACTGGCCCAGTCTTGATCTTGAATTGAAAGCGCAGTACGAGAATGATACGGACGGTGACAACGGATATAGCACACAGGCCTCGGCATTGCTTAAATTGAGTTACCTGTTTTACGACGGGGGCATCCGAAAAGGTGAAAAAGGGCAAAAGTACCATTCCTTGCTTGAGGAATATCAGGTGGCGTATACCGAACGAAGAAATGTGAACCAGGCTGTCCAGTTGGCGTGGAATATCAATCAGGCCGAACAGGTCAAAAAAGGCTTTCTCAATGATCATCTATCGTTGAGCGCCGAGACCCTGGCGGCGTTTAAGGATGAGTATCATTTAGGCCGCCGCACGCTTTTAGACCTTCTGAATATGGAAAATGAGTATAACGATGCCAAAATCGCCAATGCGGAATCTGAATATAACCGGCTGACGGCATATTACAGAATTTCACAGGCAACAGGGGCGCTGATTCATGAATTTGATACCGGATTGTTGGAAGAGGTGAATCTTCCCACTGAAAAGCCCTATGATCTTGCAGAATATGAAAAAGAGATCCTGAACCCGAACCGTGACGTCGACAGGGTGGTGGATGTTAACGATCAGTGTGATAACTCAGTTGAAGGCGCCGATGTTTCAGCCTATGGCTGTATGGGTGAAAATGTTTCATCTGTCGGCTACACCGAACCGGTTAATATCAGTCCCTATATCCTGCCCGAGGATGGGACACCTGACGCCTTGAATCTTAAAATAGATACAAGAAAGGATGTACAGTCCATAAGTCTGGATAACATTCATTTTCATTTTGACTCGTCAGAATTAACAGATCAAGCAAAACAGATGCTCATACCGATTTCAAAGCAGCTTAAGGAAGCATCTGATTATGATATTGAAATCATAGGTCATACGGATAGTGTCGCAAGTGATGCATACAATCAAAAATTATCTGAAGAACGGGCCTACAGCGTTCTGCAGGAATTGAAACGCCAGGGTCTGGATGAAAACAGGATGACGTCAAGCGGGCGAGGAGAGAGCGAACCTGTTGCGGATAATGCCACCGATGAAGGCCGCCGTAAGAATCGCCGCACTGAATTTCGGTTGACAAAATAGTAATT
This window of the uncultured Desulfobacter sp. genome carries:
- a CDS encoding TolC family outer membrane protein → MFKLCKKIKLLFVFNAFLVFCGGAVIASETGNLEPIPLNEILKDIIKTNPDIIAAKNNYRSVLEELSIAKSGYYPKIGAEASIGPEVTDGVDTNYQNEDYIASRALIYLRQNLFKGGETKAFVEETDARILSAAYEVVTVANRVFLDALEAYINVLKTRELLAFSQQNVLTQERILSQVKERTTAGFTRVSDLTNSKARLSLARGNLISAQQDLNHAVVKFHRQFGRILQPEQFVMPEPAFTFPDTVEDTTDFAFRNHPALEVAKFNIHARKSAYERTKGAYWPSLDLELKAQYENDTDGDNGYSTQASALLKLSYLFYDGGIRKGEKGQKYHSLLEEYQVAYTERRNVNQAVQLAWNINQAEQVKKGFLNDHLSLSAETLAAFKDEYHLGRRTLLDLLNMENEYNDAKIANAESEYNRLTAYYRISQATGALIHEFDTGLLEEVNLPTEKPYDLAEYEKEILNPNRDVDRVVDVNDQCDNSVEGADVSAYGCMGENVSSVGYTEPVNISPYILPEDGTPDALNLKIDTRKDVQSISLDNIHFHFDSSELTDQAKQMLIPISKQLKEASDYDIEIIGHTDSVASDAYNQKLSEERAYSVLQELKRQGLDENRMTSSGRGESEPVADNATDEGRRKNRRTEFRLTK